GGAGGGGGTACGCGGTCCTGCATCCCGACTACCGCAATCATGCGGATTCCGATTCCGATCCCGACGCCGAACTGCGGTTCCGTTTGGGCTATACTGAAGATGTGGTCAATGCGGTGTCTGCGGTAAAGAACTCTTCCCTTGCGGAAATAACAAAAGACCGCATCGGCATGCTTGGGCATTCCATGGGCGGGGGCATCGCGTTGAATGTGATGGTGGCGCAGCCGGATTTAATCAAGGCGTTTGTGCTGTTCGCGCCTGTCAGCGCCGACGTAAAAGATAATTTTGAAAAGTGGACTTCCCGCAGACCAGAACTCGCACAACAGTTGATTGCTACGTATGGCTCGTTTGAAACAGCGCCTGAATTTTGGCATAACCTGTCTCCCCTCAATTTCCTTGATCGAGTGACCGCGCCAGTGGAGATCCACCATGGCACTGCGGATGAGTCAGTGCCTCTTGAGTGGTCTGAAAAGCTCGAGCGCGCGTTTGAGGCGCAGAATAAGGATGCGAAACTCTTTACTTATCCGAGAGAGCCGCACGAGTTTATTAATGCGTGGCCTTTGGTGATGGAGCGCACGGTCGTGTTTTTTGACCGTGCTTTGAAGGGGAACCGGGCGGCGAATACGGAAAAAACACAGGATCGTTTTGTCCCCCCAATCGATAATTGGGAGTCGCGGGTTACGAAAAAGCCATTTGGCATCTATATCACACCCGACAATTCTCCCGTTTCCCCGGAGCGGTTTGCCGGTTACCATACAGGCACTGATTTCGAAACATTACCTGATGAGCAGGGAAAAGGCGTGTTAATTTATGCGATCTGCAATGGCCCGCTGGTTGCCAAGAGAACCGCATCAGGATACGGGGGTATAGCCGTGCAGCAGTGCGTGTTCCAGGGGGAGACGGTGAGCGTGGTCTATGGCCATGTGAGGCTTTCAAGTGTTACTATAAATGTAAATGAAACGCTTCGTGCGGGAGACACCCTTGGGGTGCTGGGAAAAGGGTACAGCAGCGAAACAGACGGGGAAAGGAAACATCTGCATTTAGGGATATACAAGGGAGAGGGGATTAGCATCCTTGGATATGTGCAGAATAGCGAAGAATTAGGCGGCTGGATAGACGCTACAAAATATTTCTAATTGAAAGTTTATCGTGCGATAAGCAATGTGGTACAATAATCCCAAAATTGGGATTGTTTTGTTTTAAATCGTTCATTAACAAAGAAAGGAATCAAACATGAAGGTATTGCTTGTGTATCCAGAAATTCCAGACACTTTCTGGAGTTTTAAGTATGCTCTCCCTTTTATAGGGAAGCGTGCTCTGATGCCACCATTAGGGCTCTTGACGGTGGCAGCGATGTTACCGCCTACATGGGATCGGCGTCTCGTTGATCTCAATGTAACATCACTCACAGAAATGGATCTTGCGTGGGCTGATTACGCATTTATTAGTGCAATGGTCGTGCAGAGGGAATCAGCCCGTCATTTGATCCATCGATGTAAAGAAGGAGGACTTAAGGTCGTGGCCGGAGGTCCACTTTTTCGGTGGGAGCATCAGCAGTTTGGAGAGGTTGATCATTTTATATTAGGGGAGGCAGAGGTTACACTTCCATCGTTTCTAGTGGATCTGGAAAGTGGTGATCCACAACATGTCTACTTTTCTACGGGATTTGCAGCGATGGAAAAGTCCCCAGCTCCTCAGTGGGATTTGGTTAACTTTAGGTATTATTCGTCAGCGGCTATTCAATTTTCACGTGGATGCCCTTTTGACTGTGAATTCTGTGATATCACTAGTACTTTGGGACGTAAGCCACGAGTGAAGACTTCTGCTCAAGTTATAACAGAACTAGATAAGTTGCATCGCCTCGGATGGCATGACCCAGTGTTTTTTGTTGATGACAACTTTATTGGGCCCAAAAGAGCCTGTAAGATGCTCTTATCTGAGCTGATCGTATGGCGGAAAGGTAAGGAGGGCATGCCGTTTAATACCCAGGCATCTCTAAACCTCGCCGATGACGAAGAACTTATGGACTTGATGGTCAAAGCTGGATTTGACTCCGTTTTTGTGGGTATTGAAACGGTGGATGAAGAAGGACTGAGAGAATGCGGGAAGCGTCAAAATTTAAAACGCGATCTTCTTCACGATGTTCAAACTATCCAGTCAGCCGGACTCGAGGTCCAAGGTGGATTCATTTGTGGATTTGACCACGATGACCATTCGATTTTCGAACGGTTGAAAGATTTTATCCAGAGGAGCGGTATTGTTACTGCAATGGTCGGTCTCCTCCAGGCGCTACCGGGAACTAAACTCCATAAACGTTTAGCTGAGGAGAAACGTCTTTTAGATGTTACATCTGGGGATAATGTGGATGCCGTTACGAACCTTTATCCGGTTATGGGGCCGGAAGCTCTCCTTAAAGGGTACAAGGATGTCTTGGCTTTTCTCTATGAGCCAAGGAACTATTACGCTCGTATAAGAGTTTTATTACGAGTTTTAAATCCTCCGAAGGTTAGGACGCCCTTCGAATGGCGATATGTTACGGCTTTTATTCGTTCTCTTGTTTTCCTTGGAATAGTAGGGAGAGAGCGGGTTTATTATTGGCGGTTGCTATTATGGACCGTTTTTAATCGACCCACGTTATTATCACATGCGGTTACGTATATGATCTTTGGCTACCATTTCCGTAAAATTCGCGAAAGGGTAGCCCCTACATAGATTAAAGGCAGGCTGCTATATGTGACCTGCCTTTTAAAATTGCTACAGATATGGCATAGTTATATATATGTCCATCTACTATAACCCTAAACGCGTGAAGAATTTATTTGACCCTGTTTCGCAGGAGCCGTTTCGGTTGAGCCGATCGAAAATTGAGCTCTTCATGAATTGTCCGCGGTGTTTCTATCTTGATCGGCGGTTAGGGATTTCCCAGCCGCCGTCTTTTCCGTTTTCCCTGAATTCCGCGGTTGATACATTATTGAAAAAAGAGTTCGATATCCACCGCGCGCATGGCACCGCGCATCCGCTCATGAAGGTCTATGGCATTGACGCGGTTCCTTTGCCGCACGAGAAGATTGAGGAGTGGCGCGATGCGCTGCGCAGAGGCATTACGTACCATCATACTGCCACCAATTTTATCGTCACTGGCGGCATTGATGACCTCTGGGTGAATGCAAAGGGCGAGCTTCATGTGGTGGATTATAAAAGCACCTCAAAAGAGCAGGAGGTGAATATTGATGCGGAGTGGCAGATCAGCTACAAGCGCCAAATGGAGATATACCAATGGCTTTTCAGGAAAAATGGGTTCAAAGTTTCTTCCACAGGATATTTTGTTTATTGCAATGGGATTACTGACCGCAAGGCGTTTGACGGCAAGCTGGAGTTTGACGTGAAATTAATCCCTTATGAAGGGGGCGATGCGTGGATAGAGGATACGCTTGGAGATATTGCGCAATGTTTAAAGCAAAACTCACTCCCGAAGCCGGGGAGAGAATGCGATTATTGCGGATATCGCCTAAACGCCGCAGAATATGAGAAATAATCTCATTGTTTCAGTATTAATTGGATTAGCCATTACTCTTGGAGTAGTATGGCTCGTTTTTTTGTTTAACGGGGGAGGAGAGGGCTTGGTATCGCACATTATCACTTTGCAGAGGGGCGCAAGCATAATAAGAATGCCGGCAGTGGCTGGTGCATTTTATCCTGATGCAAAGGAGGAACTTTCTGCGCAGATCGATTATTTATTAACACAGGCAAGTACTACGCCAATCAGTGAGCATATTCGAATAATGATAGTACCCCATGCAGGATACGAGTATTCAGGCGCCGTTGCCGCGTCTGCCTATCGAGCGCTCTCTGCCAACAGAGCAGGAGTGCGCAGTGTGCCTACCATAATCCTCATCGGTTCAGGGCATAAGGTGAGTGTGGAAGGAGCGGCTTTTGACAGTCATGACGCATGGCAGACGCCGTTGGGGAAAATACCCGTCAATAAGGAGCTGCGGGATATGCTTGTGCGTCAGAGTACGCTTTTTCATCTTGATGCAGCAGCTCATAAAGATGAACATTCATTAGAAGTGCAGCTCCCTTTCCTCCAAAAAACCTTTGTA
This genomic stretch from Patescibacteria group bacterium harbors:
- a CDS encoding alpha/beta fold hydrolase translates to MSLAFTKRFFISLGIMATVLIFVVLYKTYTPSGTPVQPSQTDNAVKQSNNGVIVPVQEVPHPVSLQALMEKEYNGSELTLGEVLVENEAYTRYYVTYKSGALTISGIMNIPKKGGPFPLIILNHGYIDPEVYTNGRGLKREQDYLARRGYAVLHPDYRNHADSDSDPDAELRFRLGYTEDVVNAVSAVKNSSLAEITKDRIGMLGHSMGGGIALNVMVAQPDLIKAFVLFAPVSADVKDNFEKWTSRRPELAQQLIATYGSFETAPEFWHNLSPLNFLDRVTAPVEIHHGTADESVPLEWSEKLERAFEAQNKDAKLFTYPREPHEFINAWPLVMERTVVFFDRALKGNRAANTEKTQDRFVPPIDNWESRVTKKPFGIYITPDNSPVSPERFAGYHTGTDFETLPDEQGKGVLIYAICNGPLVAKRTASGYGGIAVQQCVFQGETVSVVYGHVRLSSVTINVNETLRAGDTLGVLGKGYSSETDGERKHLHLGIYKGEGISILGYVQNSEELGGWIDATKYF
- a CDS encoding B12-binding domain-containing radical SAM protein; translated protein: MKVLLVYPEIPDTFWSFKYALPFIGKRALMPPLGLLTVAAMLPPTWDRRLVDLNVTSLTEMDLAWADYAFISAMVVQRESARHLIHRCKEGGLKVVAGGPLFRWEHQQFGEVDHFILGEAEVTLPSFLVDLESGDPQHVYFSTGFAAMEKSPAPQWDLVNFRYYSSAAIQFSRGCPFDCEFCDITSTLGRKPRVKTSAQVITELDKLHRLGWHDPVFFVDDNFIGPKRACKMLLSELIVWRKGKEGMPFNTQASLNLADDEELMDLMVKAGFDSVFVGIETVDEEGLRECGKRQNLKRDLLHDVQTIQSAGLEVQGGFICGFDHDDHSIFERLKDFIQRSGIVTAMVGLLQALPGTKLHKRLAEEKRLLDVTSGDNVDAVTNLYPVMGPEALLKGYKDVLAFLYEPRNYYARIRVLLRVLNPPKVRTPFEWRYVTAFIRSLVFLGIVGRERVYYWRLLLWTVFNRPTLLSHAVTYMIFGYHFRKIRERVAPT
- a CDS encoding PD-(D/E)XK nuclease family protein is translated as MSIYYNPKRVKNLFDPVSQEPFRLSRSKIELFMNCPRCFYLDRRLGISQPPSFPFSLNSAVDTLLKKEFDIHRAHGTAHPLMKVYGIDAVPLPHEKIEEWRDALRRGITYHHTATNFIVTGGIDDLWVNAKGELHVVDYKSTSKEQEVNIDAEWQISYKRQMEIYQWLFRKNGFKVSSTGYFVYCNGITDRKAFDGKLEFDVKLIPYEGGDAWIEDTLGDIAQCLKQNSLPKPGRECDYCGYRLNAAEYEK